One part of the Granulicella arctica genome encodes these proteins:
- a CDS encoding TonB-dependent receptor, with protein MKIFVNTTGTWIRACVYAALLVMTTSSLRLTPVAYGQVTTATLGGTVTDTTGAVVPNASVTLTNTASGDVRTSTSNGSGVFVFAAVPTGDYQVAITATGFKTFQEKGLHLNPGDQSSVREIKLQPGSVTETVDVSMTSNTVNIDSGEQSSLISSQEIQRLSVEGRDVTELLKILPGFAISRGGSGTFDNAGYDPSQVNPGGALGQYAANGTPVNGQALLSDGVDITDPGAFGGALQNINYEEVAEVKISTSSFNAETAHGPIVINAVGKSGGSSYHGSLYTYARTSQLNSTDWIAKYSDQLKPPDRFVYPGFTFGGPFKIPGTSLNRNKKLTFFVGAEDYAQRNVYAYGSASGATLTALVPTAGMRQGDFSQAQVQQYLGTAYSVDPAGGACSYNGSSTGYVPDVNICRVPVTAPNGSALANGNIGNNLDPLGKIVLNEMPLPNTASTGTYNWITTNLVQNNLWEAHGRFDLAASDNNKIFGTYTIEKGAGGVPQNEYYSARGGLGGINIPGGGLISTVVSHSASLNYTHIFGSSLTNEAYAAGAYFAQNFVDRTPSATENNPYQGVFQNGSKVQPTLEDYGNDGLPLLRTPDTTYGGIFAKKQVRIAGDNLTKVFGQHTIRGGVFYQFDSNPQVAPFVNTNGTVNLYYISELITDPVQGTLHGTGPVGSGSGGNYLADFGEGYIFQYSQTNILPEPNLYFWNLAGYLQDHWSVLPRLSLDAGVRLEHQTPWQDSHNQGVAIFSAAAYAADSNPLLPGLDWHARNAAIPSGGRPTRWGFVEPRLGFAWDIAGTGGTVLRGGFGIYRAHDAYNDASNQSQTVLGLRTYNVNGPLMLSSVSSYQSKASVPGSFTPDSSVYAFNATDDEEPRVRTYNLSIDQQLPARMLLEIAYVGNVSDKLLNDGSTQNTALDDLNSLPVGSLFQPQPNSRTDTAATAGTVFPFFGPAAGGTNVSVGSLDQSHIDTFKKYPLYNHVYVPTHNAYANYNGLQVGLTRQTGHAHYNVNYTWSKALGILGIGGSATGSYPADPINYANDYSFMTFDRRNIFNASYSYDFGQLVRNRWIGSVTNGWSISGISNYQSGQNLPSVISSNFGISGSITVPVGATATTGSSTSTCATTAGTGTCTIGVGNTSILGTPDVNLQPRIVGIPQQRTASHQYVNGNAFSLPELGTDGAYRYGHLPGPGFFNSDLTAAKRFELSHGTSVQLRVAAFNFINHANNSFTSVNSNNYTLQFSQNSTTTTVNQALLNSIGSANTQFGYAPLREGRRIMELGLRFEF; from the coding sequence ATGAAGATTTTTGTTAACACCACAGGAACGTGGATAAGGGCATGTGTATACGCCGCCCTGCTAGTGATGACCACAAGCAGTCTGCGGTTGACGCCTGTAGCCTACGGACAAGTAACCACCGCGACACTCGGTGGCACGGTGACCGATACAACGGGCGCCGTCGTGCCCAATGCAAGTGTCACGCTGACCAACACCGCGAGCGGCGACGTGCGCACGTCCACCAGCAATGGGTCGGGCGTGTTTGTCTTCGCGGCCGTGCCGACCGGCGACTATCAGGTCGCGATTACGGCAACCGGGTTCAAGACCTTTCAGGAGAAGGGCCTGCATCTGAACCCCGGCGACCAAAGCTCCGTGCGCGAGATCAAGCTCCAGCCAGGCAGCGTAACCGAGACGGTAGATGTGTCGATGACGTCAAACACGGTCAATATCGATTCGGGCGAGCAGAGCTCCTTGATCTCGTCCCAGGAGATTCAGCGTCTTTCCGTGGAAGGCCGCGACGTGACAGAGCTGCTGAAGATCCTGCCCGGATTCGCGATCTCTAGAGGAGGCTCAGGCACCTTCGACAACGCTGGCTACGATCCTTCACAGGTGAATCCGGGGGGCGCGCTCGGTCAGTACGCCGCGAATGGAACGCCGGTCAATGGCCAGGCTCTCCTCTCCGACGGCGTCGACATCACCGACCCCGGTGCCTTTGGCGGAGCGCTCCAGAACATCAACTACGAAGAGGTCGCCGAGGTCAAAATCTCGACCTCCAGCTTCAACGCCGAAACCGCACACGGGCCCATCGTGATCAACGCAGTGGGCAAGTCGGGCGGATCGAGCTATCACGGCTCGCTGTACACCTATGCCCGCACCTCGCAGCTTAACTCGACCGACTGGATCGCAAAATACAGCGACCAGTTGAAACCACCCGATCGTTTTGTATACCCCGGCTTTACGTTCGGTGGACCGTTCAAGATCCCCGGCACGAGCCTGAACCGCAATAAGAAGCTGACCTTCTTCGTCGGCGCAGAAGACTACGCGCAGCGCAATGTGTACGCGTATGGCAGCGCGTCCGGCGCCACGCTGACGGCCTTGGTCCCGACTGCAGGCATGCGGCAGGGCGACTTCAGCCAGGCGCAGGTGCAACAGTATCTGGGTACCGCATACAGCGTCGATCCAGCAGGCGGTGCCTGCTCCTACAACGGCTCGTCGACCGGCTATGTTCCGGACGTGAACATCTGCCGCGTACCCGTAACCGCTCCGAACGGCTCAGCCCTCGCGAACGGCAACATCGGCAACAACCTCGATCCCCTCGGCAAGATCGTGCTGAACGAGATGCCGCTCCCCAACACCGCAAGCACCGGCACGTACAACTGGATCACCACCAACCTGGTGCAGAACAACCTATGGGAGGCGCATGGCCGGTTCGACCTGGCCGCGAGCGACAACAACAAGATCTTCGGCACATACACCATCGAAAAGGGCGCAGGCGGCGTGCCGCAGAACGAGTACTACTCCGCGCGCGGCGGCCTTGGCGGCATCAACATCCCCGGCGGCGGCCTGATCAGCACAGTCGTGTCGCATTCGGCGAGCCTGAACTACACGCACATCTTCGGGTCGTCGCTGACGAACGAAGCCTACGCCGCAGGCGCGTACTTCGCGCAGAACTTCGTCGACAGGACGCCCTCCGCGACCGAGAACAACCCCTATCAAGGCGTCTTTCAGAACGGCAGCAAGGTGCAGCCCACGCTCGAAGACTACGGCAACGACGGCCTGCCCCTGCTGCGCACGCCCGACACCACCTACGGCGGCATCTTCGCGAAGAAGCAGGTACGGATCGCCGGTGACAACCTGACGAAGGTGTTCGGCCAGCACACCATACGCGGCGGCGTGTTCTACCAGTTCGACAGCAATCCCCAGGTAGCCCCCTTCGTCAACACAAACGGCACGGTGAACCTCTACTACATCAGCGAGCTGATCACCGATCCCGTACAAGGAACGCTGCACGGCACCGGCCCTGTCGGCAGCGGCAGCGGCGGCAACTATCTGGCGGACTTCGGCGAAGGCTACATCTTCCAGTACAGCCAGACGAACATCCTGCCGGAGCCGAACCTCTACTTCTGGAACCTCGCAGGATATCTGCAAGACCACTGGAGTGTGTTGCCGCGTCTATCGTTGGATGCCGGCGTGCGCCTCGAGCATCAGACGCCGTGGCAGGACTCGCACAACCAGGGCGTCGCGATCTTCTCTGCGGCGGCCTACGCGGCCGATTCGAACCCGCTGCTGCCGGGCCTGGATTGGCACGCGCGCAACGCGGCGATTCCCAGCGGCGGTCGCCCAACGCGCTGGGGCTTCGTGGAGCCACGGCTCGGCTTCGCATGGGATATAGCGGGGACGGGCGGCACGGTCCTGCGCGGCGGATTCGGCATCTATCGCGCGCATGACGCCTATAACGACGCCTCCAACCAGAGTCAGACCGTGCTTGGACTACGCACCTATAACGTGAACGGGCCGCTGATGCTCTCCTCCGTAAGCTCCTACCAGTCGAAGGCGAGCGTACCCGGATCCTTTACCCCGGACAGCTCAGTCTACGCGTTCAACGCAACCGACGATGAAGAGCCGCGGGTGCGCACCTACAACCTCTCCATCGATCAACAGCTTCCAGCCAGGATGCTGCTCGAGATCGCATACGTCGGCAACGTAAGCGACAAGCTGTTGAACGACGGCTCGACGCAGAACACTGCGCTCGATGACCTCAACTCGCTACCCGTCGGTAGCCTCTTCCAGCCACAACCCAACTCCCGCACCGACACCGCTGCGACAGCAGGCACGGTCTTTCCCTTCTTCGGGCCGGCAGCGGGCGGCACGAATGTCAGCGTCGGATCGCTGGATCAGTCACACATCGACACGTTCAAAAAGTACCCGCTCTACAACCATGTGTACGTGCCCACGCACAACGCCTACGCAAACTACAACGGGCTGCAGGTCGGCCTGACGCGGCAGACAGGCCACGCTCACTACAACGTCAACTACACCTGGTCCAAGGCCCTGGGCATCCTCGGCATCGGCGGATCCGCAACCGGCAGCTACCCGGCAGACCCGATCAACTATGCCAACGACTACAGCTTTATGACATTCGACCGGCGCAACATCTTCAACGCATCGTACTCGTATGACTTTGGCCAGCTTGTGCGCAACCGCTGGATCGGCAGCGTCACCAATGGCTGGTCGATCTCGGGCATCTCAAACTACCAGAGCGGCCAGAACCTGCCGTCGGTGATCAGCTCCAACTTCGGCATCTCCGGCTCAATCACCGTTCCAGTGGGCGCGACGGCGACCACCGGCAGCAGTACCAGCACCTGCGCGACAACCGCAGGCACTGGCACCTGCACGATTGGCGTCGGCAACACAAGCATCCTGGGTACGCCGGACGTGAATCTGCAACCACGCATCGTGGGCATCCCGCAGCAGCGCACGGCTTCGCATCAGTATGTGAACGGGAACGCCTTCTCCTTGCCGGAGCTCGGCACCGACGGAGCGTATCGGTACGGGCATCTCCCCGGCCCGGGCTTCTTCAATTCGGACCTGACCGCCGCGAAGCGCTTCGAACTGTCGCACGGTACAAGCGTGCAGCTACGAGTAGCGGCATTCAACTTCATCAACCACGCAAACAACTCCTTCACCTCCGTAAACTCGAATAACTACACGTTGCAGTTCAGCCAGAACAGTACGACGACGACCGTCAATCAGGCACTCCTCAACTCGATCGGATCTGCGAACACTCAGTTCGGGTATGCGCCGCTCCGTGAGGGCCGTCGCATCATGGAACTCGGTCTGCGCTTCGAGTTCTAA
- a CDS encoding PadR family transcriptional regulator produces the protein MGGNKADVWQGTLALMVLKTLESMGSLHGYGIARRIEQTSGDVLSLNYGTLYPALLKLEQEGAISSEWGASENNRKAKFYSLTRAGRKQLQREARDWEQATEIVARFFSPAKEA, from the coding sequence ATGGGCGGGAACAAGGCGGATGTATGGCAGGGTACGCTGGCGCTGATGGTGCTGAAGACGCTGGAATCGATGGGATCGCTGCACGGCTATGGGATTGCGCGGCGTATTGAGCAGACGAGCGGCGATGTCCTGTCGTTGAACTACGGAACGCTGTATCCGGCTCTGCTGAAGCTGGAGCAGGAGGGGGCTATTTCGTCGGAGTGGGGCGCGTCGGAGAACAATCGCAAGGCCAAGTTCTATAGCCTGACGCGCGCGGGGCGAAAGCAGCTTCAGCGAGAGGCGCGAGACTGGGAGCAGGCGACTGAGATTGTCGCTCGGTTTTTCTCTCCAGCGAAGGAGGCATGA
- a CDS encoding serine/threonine-protein kinase produces the protein MIDTATQPAEIPLDTQDIAARLSILLAGRYLVLRLIGIGGMASVYLVRHRIHHGLFAVKVLHPALAEQPELLARFRREGLLCARLAGHPNIAPVLDIGEGDGLHYLLMPYIRGEDLDHLLARTGPFSFHDAMLATIQVNEALLYAWNNGVLHCDLTPGNIRLNEFGQFILVDFGLASTSLSPKHPVLPPTTTPRPGTPLYMSPERILNEPIDIRSDLYALGAILYELLTGEAAFRPGIGNSEDTIAQIERNHLSPSRSLAHPLLRKHPGIQPLLQSLLALSPAERFADPIKLQQALRTLTHYPPAPSLHPEIESEPQPTPPRRRLSFR, from the coding sequence ATGATCGACACCGCCACCCAGCCCGCCGAAATCCCGCTCGACACCCAGGACATCGCCGCCCGCCTCTCCATCCTCCTCGCCGGCCGATACCTCGTGCTCCGCCTCATCGGCATCGGCGGCATGGCCAGCGTCTACCTCGTCCGCCACCGCATCCACCATGGCCTCTTCGCCGTCAAAGTCCTGCATCCCGCGCTCGCCGAGCAGCCCGAGCTCCTCGCCCGCTTCCGCCGCGAAGGCCTCCTCTGCGCCCGCCTCGCCGGTCACCCCAACATCGCCCCCGTCCTCGACATCGGCGAAGGCGACGGCCTCCACTACCTCCTCATGCCCTACATCCGCGGCGAAGACCTCGACCACCTCCTCGCCCGCACCGGCCCCTTCTCCTTCCACGACGCCATGCTCGCCACCATCCAGGTCAACGAAGCCCTGCTCTACGCCTGGAACAACGGTGTCCTCCACTGCGACCTCACCCCCGGCAACATCCGCCTCAACGAGTTCGGCCAGTTCATCCTCGTAGACTTCGGACTAGCCAGCACCAGCCTCTCGCCCAAACATCCCGTCCTGCCCCCCACCACCACCCCGCGCCCAGGAACCCCGCTCTACATGAGCCCCGAGCGCATCCTCAACGAACCCATCGACATCCGCAGCGACCTCTACGCCCTCGGCGCCATCCTCTACGAGCTCCTCACCGGCGAAGCCGCCTTCCGCCCAGGCATCGGGAACTCCGAAGACACCATCGCCCAGATCGAGCGCAACCACCTCAGCCCATCCCGCTCCCTCGCCCACCCCCTCCTGCGCAAACACCCCGGCATCCAGCCCCTGCTCCAATCCCTGCTCGCCCTCTCCCCCGCCGAACGCTTCGCCGACCCCATCAAACTCCAGCAAGCCCTCCGCACCCTCACCCACTACCCACCCGCACCCTCCCTCCACCCAGAGATCGAGTCCGAACCCCAACCAACCCCACCCCGCCGCCGCCTCTCCTTCCGCTAA
- a CDS encoding ABC transporter permease produces MMRKLRALWRRVCGTVDAEAADREFADELESHLAMHIEDNLRAGMSLQEARRQALIRLGGVEQTRQAYRERRTLPWVEPLWQDVRFGMRMLRKSPAFTAIAVVTLALGIGANTAIFSIVNGVLLNPLPFPHPEQLVVLHESKPNFEFGAISYPNFQDWQKSNHTFSSMAVSRGYYFSLTGMGVAEQLDGQFMTSDFFETLGVNPLLGRTFTQAEEQPGAGPVVLISEGLWRRRFGGSPDVLGKGISLEGKSYSIIGVIPASFHLVAGPLRSRDVYVPMGQWRNPGLTERAAGMGIRGVARLKPGVSVEQANADMARVTGNLANAFPDVDKGIGAKLVPLKEQLVGDVRPFLLVLMAAVGFVLLIACVNVASLMLARSTARMREFALRTALGASRVRMIRQLLTESLMLATVAGGLGLMLAVWGTHAGLKLLPEALPRGEEIGLDLRVLLFTMATSLLAGIFFGLMPAFKTSQADPNTALKEGGRGASGTRHRAQSVFVIAEIAIALVLLIGAGLMVRSLKRLWSVDPGFNPRNVLTFGYTLPPSMIHGNPDAIRAAYRSFDDALAAIPGVSAVSQSWGGLPMEGDDDTLFWLDGQPKPANTDGMYGTLIYNVGPDYLKAMGIPLQRGRFFNAHDDERSPLVGVIDDVFAEKYFPGQDPIGRRIVLDDRGRTMEIVGVVGHVKQWGLDADDAHPLRVQLYMAWMQSPDDFVGLAPSGVNAVVRYTGSLTSVSDAIRHNIEQGSHQQIVYDAHTMESAIADSLAERRFAMVLLGVFAALALLLASVGIYGVIAYLVGQRTQEIGIRMALGAQRMDVLRLMLWEGMRLALMGVAIGVVAALALTRLMTKMIYGVSATDPLTFSGVAMVLMLAAIAACYFPALKAARVDPIQALRSE; encoded by the coding sequence ATGATGCGAAAGCTACGGGCGTTGTGGCGGCGGGTGTGTGGGACGGTCGATGCGGAAGCGGCGGACAGAGAGTTTGCTGACGAGCTGGAGAGTCATCTTGCGATGCATATTGAGGACAACCTGCGCGCTGGTATGAGCTTGCAGGAGGCGCGGCGGCAGGCGCTGATTCGACTGGGCGGGGTTGAACAGACGCGGCAGGCTTATCGTGAGCGGCGGACGCTGCCGTGGGTTGAGCCGCTGTGGCAGGACGTGCGTTTTGGGATGCGGATGCTGCGGAAGAGTCCGGCGTTTACTGCCATCGCTGTTGTGACGCTGGCGCTGGGGATCGGCGCGAATACGGCGATCTTCTCGATCGTCAATGGAGTGCTTCTTAACCCGCTGCCCTTTCCACATCCGGAGCAGTTGGTGGTGTTGCATGAGAGCAAGCCGAACTTTGAGTTTGGCGCCATCTCGTACCCGAACTTTCAGGATTGGCAGAAGAGCAACCACACGTTTTCGTCGATGGCGGTCTCACGTGGGTATTACTTCAGTCTTACCGGCATGGGCGTGGCGGAGCAGCTTGATGGCCAATTTATGACGTCGGATTTTTTTGAGACGCTGGGGGTGAATCCGCTGCTTGGGCGCACGTTTACGCAGGCGGAGGAGCAGCCCGGTGCAGGGCCGGTCGTGCTGATTAGCGAGGGGCTGTGGAGACGGAGGTTTGGAGGCTCGCCGGATGTGCTTGGCAAAGGTATTTCGCTTGAGGGAAAGAGCTACTCGATTATCGGTGTGATTCCGGCGAGCTTCCATCTTGTTGCAGGGCCCTTGCGCAGCCGGGATGTCTACGTTCCGATGGGGCAATGGAGAAATCCGGGGCTTACTGAGCGCGCCGCGGGGATGGGTATCCGTGGAGTTGCGCGGCTGAAGCCGGGTGTGAGCGTGGAGCAGGCAAACGCCGATATGGCGCGGGTGACGGGGAATCTTGCGAATGCTTTTCCGGATGTGGACAAAGGCATTGGCGCGAAGCTGGTTCCTCTGAAGGAGCAGTTGGTAGGGGATGTGCGGCCGTTTCTGCTGGTGTTGATGGCCGCTGTGGGCTTTGTGTTGCTGATCGCTTGCGTGAATGTGGCGAGCCTGATGCTGGCGCGCTCGACGGCTCGGATGAGGGAGTTCGCATTGCGGACGGCACTGGGCGCGAGCCGGGTGCGGATGATTCGGCAGCTGCTTACAGAGAGCTTGATGCTGGCGACGGTAGCGGGTGGGCTTGGGCTGATGCTTGCGGTGTGGGGGACTCATGCCGGGCTGAAGCTTCTGCCCGAAGCGTTGCCGCGCGGGGAGGAGATTGGGCTCGACCTTCGCGTGCTGCTCTTCACGATGGCGACTTCGCTGTTGGCGGGGATCTTCTTTGGGCTGATGCCTGCGTTCAAGACATCACAGGCCGATCCGAATACGGCGCTCAAAGAAGGTGGGCGTGGCGCAAGCGGTACACGCCATCGTGCGCAGAGCGTTTTTGTTATTGCGGAGATCGCGATTGCGCTGGTGCTGCTGATTGGTGCGGGGCTGATGGTGCGTAGTTTGAAGCGGCTGTGGAGTGTCGATCCGGGGTTCAATCCGCGGAATGTGTTGACCTTCGGCTATACGCTTCCGCCTTCGATGATCCATGGGAATCCTGACGCTATACGAGCTGCTTATCGTAGCTTCGATGATGCGCTTGCGGCGATCCCGGGAGTAAGCGCGGTGTCGCAGTCGTGGGGCGGACTGCCGATGGAGGGCGATGACGATACTTTGTTTTGGCTGGATGGGCAGCCAAAGCCGGCCAATACGGATGGGATGTACGGAACGCTCATCTACAACGTGGGGCCGGATTATCTGAAGGCTATGGGGATTCCGTTGCAGCGTGGGAGATTTTTTAATGCGCACGATGATGAACGATCTCCGCTGGTTGGTGTGATCGATGATGTGTTTGCGGAGAAGTACTTTCCGGGTCAGGACCCAATCGGGAGGCGCATTGTGCTGGACGATCGGGGGCGGACGATGGAGATCGTCGGGGTTGTTGGCCATGTGAAGCAGTGGGGGCTCGATGCGGACGATGCCCATCCGCTGCGGGTGCAGTTGTATATGGCGTGGATGCAGAGCCCGGACGATTTTGTGGGCCTTGCTCCTTCGGGCGTCAATGCGGTGGTGCGGTACACGGGCAGTCTGACGAGCGTATCGGATGCTATTCGCCACAACATTGAGCAGGGGAGTCACCAGCAGATTGTCTATGATGCTCACACGATGGAGAGCGCCATTGCGGACTCGTTGGCAGAACGCCGCTTTGCGATGGTGCTGCTCGGCGTATTCGCGGCGCTGGCGCTGCTGCTGGCCAGCGTCGGTATCTATGGGGTGATCGCTTACCTGGTTGGACAGCGCACGCAGGAGATCGGGATTCGTATGGCGCTGGGGGCACAGCGCATGGATGTGTTGCGCCTGATGCTGTGGGAGGGGATGCGGCTGGCGCTGATGGGTGTCGCGATTGGAGTTGTAGCGGCGCTGGCGCTTACGCGGTTGATGACAAAGATGATCTATGGCGTCAGTGCGACGGACCCGCTTACTTTTTCCGGAGTTGCGATGGTTTTGATGCTGGCGGCTATTGCGGCCTGCTATTTTCCGGCGCTCAAAGCAGCTCGGGTCGATCCGATACAGGCGCTGCGTTCGGAGTAA
- a CDS encoding DUF4760 domain-containing protein, producing MPTPFENAELNLKLFELRREPTLRKARDWFLREFNPDSFAELVAFVRSEHNAAFRMVLSYWNMAASLVTTGAIEADTFRAAHDEIFATFSKIHPYLAELRTASGEPDFCKHIETVVLTAPDAEETLERRRKVLRAAVKASHSKKEISTEVELS from the coding sequence ATGCCAACGCCTTTCGAGAACGCCGAACTGAACCTTAAACTCTTCGAACTCCGGCGCGAGCCTACGCTGCGCAAAGCACGCGACTGGTTCTTACGTGAATTCAATCCAGACAGCTTCGCCGAACTCGTCGCATTCGTTCGTAGCGAACACAATGCCGCGTTTCGAATGGTCCTGAGCTACTGGAACATGGCCGCCTCTCTGGTAACAACCGGCGCAATCGAAGCAGATACCTTCCGCGCCGCACATGACGAAATCTTTGCAACATTCAGCAAAATTCACCCCTACCTCGCCGAGCTGCGAACCGCCAGCGGCGAACCAGACTTCTGCAAACACATCGAAACAGTAGTCCTCACCGCGCCAGACGCCGAGGAGACTCTGGAGCGCCGCAGGAAAGTGCTCCGGGCAGCAGTCAAAGCAAGCCACTCAAAGAAAGAAATTTCCACGGAAGTCGAGCTCAGCTAG
- a CDS encoding ubiquitin-conjugating enzyme E2 variant, which produces MRARRIENEWLLLEALQQANPGRLQLTRHPDSFAITATHLPALLEAPANPANPGAAIHHTHHLRVTFPRYYPSMPVEVYLDTPVFHPNVHPDTGFVCLWTKHRIQTTLEQTLSQLQRVLNWTLLNTDPEHVMQPAALLWYQQPNIREHLPLASTPFVPVHAEAWQTAPPPLRRRLS; this is translated from the coding sequence ATGCGCGCACGCCGAATCGAGAACGAGTGGCTTCTCCTCGAAGCCTTGCAGCAGGCCAACCCCGGCCGGCTGCAACTCACGCGCCATCCCGACTCCTTCGCCATCACAGCCACCCACCTCCCCGCCCTCCTCGAAGCCCCTGCCAATCCAGCCAATCCCGGCGCAGCGATCCACCACACCCATCACCTCCGCGTCACCTTTCCGCGCTACTATCCCAGCATGCCCGTAGAGGTCTATCTCGACACCCCGGTCTTCCATCCCAACGTCCATCCGGACACCGGCTTCGTCTGCCTCTGGACCAAACACCGCATCCAGACCACCCTCGAGCAAACCCTCTCCCAGCTTCAGCGCGTCCTCAACTGGACCCTCCTCAACACCGACCCCGAACACGTCATGCAGCCCGCAGCCCTGCTCTGGTACCAGCAACCCAACATCCGCGAACATCTCCCCCTCGCCTCCACACCCTTCGTCCCCGTCCACGCCGAAGCCTGGCAGACCGCACCACCACCCCTCCGGCGGCGGCTCTCATGA
- a CDS encoding type VI secretion system Vgr family protein, which produces MSLPHIQIGNNLLQDALLASVEIVQALNQHWRCTVVCRQTYDKRIPVEDFLGQVVEIKTTDEQGVEHIHFSGFIYDVSLNYEVWGSYTAQLVAVSSSYLMDVTAHKQYYPEQTLSSIANTVAGRASLSVSVNADSSKALNYVQYGETDYSFLNRIVDDYGCWLRPKEGGIEIFNSFQSGATVQWRGEGDLIDFHLRGTLAPTGVSGSHYDHHAMQSDTFDNVSTPPQFYSSAERLTGAVQSASKMLPAAFEPQRARAMTLGDYQDQLHSESQRSIGSSVTGTGHSRNQQLKAGDTIDIAGDLDAKGTYGLIQVVHRWEKNGYSNSFLCTPWKQYRNPQPPATRTWSGVVSARVVDHNDPKKMGRVKVQFFWQGDNSTHWARATSPHAGPDRGFMFMPEVGDEVAVAFEDGDPERPVILGSLWNGVQQAPRYDFRGADVETNDVKRLVTKSGNRLHLSDKPGQETVFLATPKHTSLSMTELSDETGRNLIHIHSDGDIVLSAPNGRVHISSKLFSREIG; this is translated from the coding sequence ATGTCCCTCCCCCACATCCAGATAGGCAATAACCTTCTTCAGGATGCTTTACTCGCGTCCGTCGAAATCGTGCAAGCGCTCAACCAGCACTGGCGATGCACCGTCGTCTGCCGTCAGACCTACGACAAGCGCATTCCCGTCGAAGACTTCCTCGGCCAGGTCGTCGAGATCAAAACCACCGACGAGCAGGGCGTCGAGCACATCCACTTCTCCGGCTTCATCTACGACGTCAGCCTGAACTACGAGGTCTGGGGCAGCTACACCGCCCAGCTCGTCGCCGTCAGCTCCAGCTATCTCATGGACGTCACCGCCCACAAGCAGTACTACCCCGAGCAAACCCTCTCCTCCATCGCCAACACCGTCGCCGGCCGCGCCAGCCTCTCCGTCAGCGTCAACGCCGACAGCAGCAAAGCCCTCAACTACGTGCAGTACGGCGAGACCGACTACTCCTTCCTCAACCGCATCGTCGACGACTACGGCTGCTGGCTCCGCCCCAAAGAGGGCGGCATCGAAATCTTCAACTCCTTCCAGAGCGGAGCCACCGTGCAATGGCGCGGCGAAGGCGACCTCATCGACTTCCACCTCCGCGGCACACTCGCCCCCACCGGCGTCAGCGGATCCCACTACGATCACCACGCCATGCAGTCCGACACCTTCGACAACGTCAGCACCCCACCCCAGTTCTACAGCTCCGCCGAACGCCTCACCGGAGCCGTCCAGTCCGCCTCAAAAATGCTCCCCGCAGCCTTCGAGCCGCAACGCGCACGCGCCATGACCCTCGGCGACTACCAGGACCAGCTCCACTCCGAAAGCCAGCGCTCCATCGGCAGCAGCGTCACCGGAACCGGCCACTCCCGCAACCAGCAGCTCAAGGCCGGCGACACCATCGACATCGCAGGAGACCTCGACGCCAAAGGCACCTACGGCCTCATCCAGGTCGTCCACCGCTGGGAGAAGAACGGCTACTCCAACTCCTTCCTCTGCACCCCCTGGAAGCAGTACCGCAACCCCCAGCCACCCGCCACACGCACCTGGAGCGGCGTCGTCTCCGCCCGCGTCGTCGATCACAACGACCCCAAAAAGATGGGCCGCGTCAAAGTCCAGTTCTTCTGGCAGGGCGATAACTCCACCCACTGGGCCCGCGCCACCAGCCCCCACGCCGGCCCCGACCGTGGCTTCATGTTCATGCCCGAAGTAGGCGACGAAGTAGCCGTAGCCTTCGAAGACGGCGACCCCGAACGCCCCGTCATCCTCGGTTCACTCTGGAACGGCGTACAACAAGCGCCACGATATGATTTCCGTGGCGCCGACGTCGAGACCAACGATGTGAAACGGCTGGTTACCAAGTCGGGGAATCGCCTGCACCTGAGCGACAAGCCCGGACAGGAGACAGTGTTCCTGGCTACACCCAAGCACACCTCGCTCAGCATGACAGAACTATCCGACGAGACCGGCCGCAATTTAATTCACATTCACTCGGATGGCGACATCGTCCTGAGCGCTCCCAACGGCCGTGTGCATATCAGCAGCAAGCTCTTTTCACGTGAGATCGGTTAA